The following proteins are encoded in a genomic region of Streptomyces gobiensis:
- a CDS encoding RDD family protein encodes MSTDQPQPGSGDEPPEQDPFRKSPEEPPPGGGGGPPHDAAPPPPPPPPGGGGPYGESPYGGGYGAPDPLAGMPPLASRGRRLLARIVDALIIGIPVSLVLALLLGPEDFAADGGAGGNFGGGFARGLVYSLVYFVYEGLMLTARGQTLGKMLLRIRVGMLENGSIPAGNPGWYRAGVYTLPPIVPCLGTLFWLVNVLFCVWDKPYRQCVHDKAAKTVVVAA; translated from the coding sequence ATGAGCACTGATCAGCCGCAGCCCGGCTCCGGCGACGAGCCGCCGGAGCAGGACCCCTTCCGGAAGTCGCCAGAAGAGCCGCCGCCCGGCGGGGGCGGTGGCCCGCCGCATGACGCCGCACCCCCGCCACCGCCCCCACCGCCGGGCGGTGGCGGCCCGTATGGCGAGAGCCCCTACGGCGGTGGCTACGGCGCCCCTGACCCGCTGGCCGGAATGCCGCCGCTGGCCTCCCGGGGCAGACGGCTGCTCGCCCGGATTGTGGACGCCCTCATCATCGGTATCCCGGTGTCCCTGGTCTTGGCGCTCCTGCTGGGCCCCGAGGACTTCGCGGCGGACGGCGGCGCAGGGGGCAACTTCGGCGGCGGGTTCGCGCGCGGGCTCGTGTATTCCCTCGTCTACTTCGTCTACGAGGGGCTCATGCTGACCGCCAGAGGCCAGACCCTCGGCAAGATGCTGCTGAGGATCCGGGTGGGCATGCTGGAGAACGGCTCCATCCCGGCGGGCAACCCCGGCTGGTACCGCGCGGGTGTCTACACGCTGCCCCCGATCGTGCCCTGCCTGGGTACGCTCTTCTGGCTGGTGAACGTGTTGTTCTGCGTCTGGGACAAGCCATATCGCCAGTGCGTTCACGACAAGGCGGCGAAGACGGTGGTCGTCGCCGCCTGA
- a CDS encoding FAD-binding oxidoreductase: MAGLIEQLRTGLPAEAILTDPDIMGAYAHDMASFCEAGPPAVVVLPRTVQQVQHIMRTATATRTPVVPQGARTGLSGGANASDGCIVLSLLKMDRILEISPVDRTAVVEPGVVNAALSRAVGEYGLYYPPDPSSWEECTIGGNIGTASGGLCCVKYGVTAEYVLGLDVVLADGRLMSTGRRTAKGVAGYDLTRLFVGSEGSLGIVVRAILALKPEPPRQLALAAEFPSADAACAAVCRIMERGHTPSLLELMDRTTLRAVNDLTHMELPETTEALLLAAFDVPDPAADLAAVGELCEAAGATQIVPAEDTAESELLLKARRSALVALEAVKGTTMIDDVCVPRSRLAAMLEGVAAIGEKHGLTIGVCAHAGDGNTHPTVCFDATDPEEAARARTSFDEIMRLGLELGGTITGEHGVGVLKKEWLARELGPVGLEMQQGIKRVFDPLGLLNPGKLF; this comes from the coding sequence ATGGCCGGACTGATCGAACAGCTGCGTACGGGACTGCCGGCGGAGGCGATCCTCACCGACCCCGACATCATGGGTGCCTACGCGCATGACATGGCCAGCTTCTGCGAGGCCGGGCCGCCCGCCGTCGTGGTGCTGCCGCGCACCGTCCAGCAGGTGCAGCACATCATGCGCACCGCCACCGCCACCCGTACGCCGGTCGTCCCGCAGGGCGCCCGTACGGGCCTGTCCGGGGGCGCCAACGCCTCCGACGGCTGCATCGTCCTGTCCCTGCTCAAGATGGACCGGATCCTGGAGATCAGCCCGGTCGACCGGACCGCCGTGGTGGAGCCGGGAGTTGTCAACGCCGCGTTGTCCCGGGCGGTCGGTGAGTACGGTCTCTACTATCCGCCGGACCCCTCCAGCTGGGAGGAGTGCACCATCGGCGGCAATATCGGCACGGCCTCCGGCGGGCTGTGCTGCGTGAAGTACGGGGTCACCGCCGAGTACGTCCTCGGCCTCGATGTCGTCCTCGCCGATGGGCGGCTGATGTCCACCGGCCGCCGCACCGCCAAGGGCGTCGCGGGGTACGACCTGACCCGGCTCTTCGTCGGCTCCGAGGGCAGCCTCGGCATCGTCGTCCGCGCCATCCTCGCCCTCAAGCCCGAACCGCCCCGCCAGCTCGCCCTGGCCGCCGAGTTCCCCTCCGCCGATGCCGCCTGCGCCGCGGTCTGCCGGATCATGGAGCGCGGGCACACCCCCTCGCTGCTGGAGCTCATGGACCGTACGACCCTGCGAGCGGTCAATGACCTCACCCATATGGAGCTGCCCGAGACCACCGAAGCTCTGCTGCTCGCCGCCTTCGACGTCCCCGACCCGGCCGCTGACCTGGCCGCCGTCGGCGAGCTCTGCGAGGCCGCCGGGGCGACCCAGATCGTCCCGGCCGAGGACACCGCCGAGTCCGAGCTGCTGCTGAAGGCGCGGCGCTCCGCCCTGGTCGCCCTTGAGGCGGTGAAGGGCACCACCATGATCGATGACGTCTGTGTGCCGCGCTCCCGGCTTGCCGCCATGCTGGAGGGCGTCGCCGCCATCGGGGAGAAACACGGCCTCACCATCGGGGTCTGCGCCCACGCGGGAGATGGCAACACCCACCCGACCGTCTGCTTCGACGCGACCGACCCGGAAGAGGCGGCCCGCGCCCGTACCTCCTTCGACGAGATTATGCGGCTCGGCCTGGAGCTGGGCGGCACCATCACCGGCGAACACGGCGTTGGCGTGCTGAAGAAGGAGTGGCTGGCCCGGGAGCTCGGTCCTGTCGGCCTCGAGATGCAGCAGGGCATCAAGCGGGTCTTTGACCCCCTCGGCCTGCTCAACCCGGGCAAGCTGTTTTGA
- a CDS encoding immune inhibitor A domain-containing protein, whose amino-acid sequence MSRPRRSIRSRTAALATAIAAMGATALLPATAAQAQEHEDHQPHPHSKAAAAEHPDHPEHAEHNLEGPLTQQQNAQRQAAMQKLASGKKPQTRNGSKVMKLGKDKYVEMEQAKTDKIFTILAEFGEKIDDRFGGDPGPLHNEIAEPDRSDNNTTLWKKDFNRDHFMDVYFGDGEDSLKTYYETQSSGKYTVDGTVSDWVKVDYNEARYGNTACGSNVCQSVWDVVRDGVNRWTEDQKAAGKSTEEIREALAQYDQWDRYDHDGDGDFNEPDGYIDHFQIVHAGEDASAGGGAQGDDAIWAHRWYAYGTDFGKTGPDFNKAGGAQIGDTGIWVGDYTIQPENGGLGVFAHEYAHDLGLPDLYDTTGTGENSTGYWSLMSSGSWLGKGKDAIGDSAGEMTAWDKLMLGWLDYDTAKAAAKSRHTIGAAAAQLKDGKKRKNPQALIVELPAKEVTTTIVRPAAGEKQWWSGSGDDLRNSLTRTVDLTGTSGASLDLKGWWEIEEDYDFLYTQVSTDDGATWTALDGTADGKPIPRDGSDTPALHGESGGHVELSYSLSEYAGQHIQLRFHYRTDGAVAEKGFTADEIVITADGETILEDGAESEGAGWKASGFERIGESFTKAYPQYYIAENRQYAGYDKTLKTGPYNFGFVSTRPNWVEHYRNQTGLLIWLWDTSQSDNNVGVHPGEGLVLPIDAHAKPERWKDGELMRNRIQSYDAPFSWYPSGGMKLHNDGVAQWVKLKPGKPVFDDRKGTYWYESNPTAGVKVPNTNTRITIVKQPLSGKTITVQVAPSKR is encoded by the coding sequence GTGAGTAGACCACGGAGATCCATAAGATCCAGAACAGCGGCCCTGGCCACCGCCATCGCCGCTATGGGCGCGACCGCGCTGTTGCCCGCCACCGCGGCGCAGGCGCAGGAGCATGAGGACCACCAGCCGCATCCGCACTCAAAGGCAGCGGCGGCTGAGCACCCGGATCACCCGGAGCACGCGGAGCACAACCTCGAAGGTCCGCTGACCCAGCAGCAGAACGCTCAGCGTCAGGCAGCGATGCAGAAACTGGCCTCCGGCAAGAAGCCGCAGACCAGGAACGGCTCCAAGGTCATGAAGCTCGGCAAGGACAAGTACGTCGAGATGGAGCAGGCGAAGACCGACAAGATCTTCACCATCCTGGCGGAGTTCGGCGAGAAGATCGATGACCGCTTCGGCGGTGACCCCGGGCCGCTGCACAACGAGATCGCGGAGCCGGACCGCAGCGACAACAACACCACGCTGTGGAAGAAGGACTTCAACCGCGACCACTTCATGGATGTCTACTTCGGCGACGGCGAAGACTCCTTGAAGACCTACTACGAGACTCAGTCCTCGGGGAAGTACACCGTCGACGGCACGGTCTCCGACTGGGTCAAGGTCGACTACAACGAGGCGCGTTACGGCAACACCGCCTGTGGTTCGAATGTCTGCCAGTCCGTCTGGGACGTCGTCCGTGACGGGGTCAACCGCTGGACCGAGGACCAGAAGGCGGCGGGCAAGTCCACCGAGGAGATCCGCGAGGCGCTGGCCCAGTACGACCAGTGGGACCGTTACGACCACGACGGTGACGGCGACTTCAATGAGCCCGACGGCTACATCGACCACTTCCAGATCGTGCACGCGGGCGAAGACGCGTCCGCGGGCGGCGGCGCCCAGGGCGACGACGCGATCTGGGCACACCGTTGGTACGCCTACGGCACGGACTTCGGCAAGACCGGCCCGGACTTCAACAAGGCGGGCGGCGCCCAGATCGGCGACACCGGCATCTGGGTCGGCGACTACACCATCCAGCCGGAGAACGGCGGACTGGGTGTCTTCGCCCATGAGTACGCCCACGACCTCGGACTGCCGGACCTCTACGACACCACCGGCACCGGTGAGAACTCCACCGGATACTGGTCGTTGATGTCCTCGGGTTCCTGGCTCGGCAAGGGCAAGGACGCCATCGGCGACTCGGCGGGCGAGATGACCGCCTGGGACAAGCTGATGCTGGGCTGGCTGGACTACGACACGGCGAAGGCCGCGGCCAAGTCCAGACACACCATCGGCGCCGCCGCGGCCCAGCTGAAGGACGGGAAGAAGCGGAAGAACCCGCAGGCGCTGATCGTTGAACTCCCGGCGAAGGAGGTCACCACCACGATTGTGCGGCCCGCCGCGGGTGAGAAGCAGTGGTGGAGCGGCAGCGGTGACGATCTGCGCAACTCGCTGACCCGTACGGTCGATCTGACCGGCACGTCCGGGGCCTCCCTCGACCTCAAGGGCTGGTGGGAGATCGAGGAGGACTACGACTTCCTCTACACCCAGGTGTCCACCGACGACGGGGCGACCTGGACCGCGCTCGACGGCACCGCCGACGGCAAGCCGATCCCGCGCGACGGCAGCGACACCCCGGCGCTGCACGGTGAGTCCGGCGGCCATGTGGAGCTGTCCTACTCGCTGAGCGAGTACGCGGGCCAGCACATCCAGCTCCGCTTCCACTACCGGACGGATGGCGCTGTCGCCGAGAAGGGCTTCACGGCCGACGAGATCGTCATCACCGCCGATGGCGAGACGATCCTGGAAGACGGCGCGGAGAGCGAGGGCGCGGGCTGGAAGGCCAGCGGCTTCGAGCGCATCGGTGAGTCCTTCACCAAGGCCTACCCGCAGTACTACATCGCCGAGAACCGGCAGTACGCCGGCTATGACAAGACCCTGAAGACCGGGCCGTACAACTTCGGCTTCGTCTCCACCCGGCCGAACTGGGTGGAGCACTACCGGAACCAGACCGGCCTGCTGATCTGGCTGTGGGACACCTCGCAGTCCGACAACAACGTCGGCGTCCACCCGGGCGAGGGCCTTGTCCTGCCGATCGACGCCCATGCCAAGCCGGAGCGGTGGAAGGACGGCGAGCTGATGCGCAACCGCATCCAGTCCTATGACGCGCCGTTCAGCTGGTACCCGTCGGGTGGCATGAAGCTGCACAACGATGGCGTGGCTCAGTGGGTCAAGCTGAAGCCGGGCAAACCGGTCTTCGACGATCGCAAGGGTACGTACTGGTACGAATCCAACCCGACCGCCGGTGTGAAGGTGCCCAACACCAACACCCGGATCACGATCGTCAAGCAGCCGCTCAGCGGTAAGACGATCACCGTGCAGGTGGCGCCCTCGAAGAGATAG
- a CDS encoding nicotinate phosphoribosyltransferase, which yields MNAAEDLGLPVAVPSTALFTDHYELTMVQAALRAGTAHRRSVFEVFTRRLPDGRRYGVVAGTGRVLDAVANFRFEPGVLDFLRERRIVDEPTLEWLAHYRFRGDIYGYPEGEVYFPGSPIMRVEGTFAEAVLLETVVLSILNHDSAVAAAASRMAVAAGDRPLVEMGARRTHELSAVAAARAAYIGGFASTSDLAAGFRYGIPTIGTSAHAFTLLHDSERDAFTAQVDSLGRGTTLLVDTYDVTEAVRTAVEVAGPGLGAVRIDSGDLLLLAHRVRQQLDDLGAGDTRIVVTSDLDEYAIASLAAAPVNAYGVGTQLVTGSGHPTCSMVYKMVARTDTDDPRAPLRPVAKKALGGKLSVGGAKWAARRRDADGVAEAEVVGTGEIPAELAGQELLVELVRDGEIVTREPLKAHRDRHKRARDGLPMSATQLSRGEPALPTVYV from the coding sequence ATGAACGCTGCTGAGGACCTAGGACTGCCGGTCGCTGTGCCGTCAACGGCGCTCTTCACGGACCACTACGAACTCACCATGGTGCAGGCCGCGCTGCGCGCCGGGACCGCACACCGGCGCTCGGTCTTCGAGGTCTTCACCCGGCGACTCCCCGACGGCCGCCGCTATGGCGTCGTGGCGGGCACCGGGCGCGTCCTGGACGCGGTGGCGAACTTCCGCTTTGAGCCCGGTGTGCTGGACTTTCTGCGCGAGCGGCGGATCGTGGACGAGCCGACCCTGGAGTGGCTCGCGCACTACCGCTTCCGCGGCGACATCTACGGCTACCCGGAGGGCGAGGTCTACTTCCCCGGCTCGCCGATCATGCGGGTCGAGGGCACGTTCGCGGAGGCTGTGCTGCTGGAGACGGTGGTCCTGTCCATCCTCAACCACGACTCGGCCGTCGCGGCCGCCGCGTCCCGGATGGCGGTGGCCGCGGGCGACCGGCCGCTGGTCGAGATGGGCGCCCGGCGCACCCATGAGCTGTCGGCGGTGGCGGCGGCGCGGGCGGCCTATATCGGCGGCTTCGCCTCCACCTCCGACCTGGCCGCGGGCTTCCGCTACGGCATCCCCACCATCGGGACGAGCGCCCACGCCTTCACCCTGCTGCACGACAGCGAACGGGACGCCTTCACCGCCCAGGTCGATTCGCTGGGCCGGGGCACCACGCTGCTGGTCGACACCTACGACGTCACCGAGGCGGTACGTACGGCCGTGGAGGTGGCCGGTCCCGGACTGGGCGCCGTACGGATCGACTCCGGCGATCTGCTGCTGCTGGCCCACCGGGTACGGCAGCAGCTGGACGACCTGGGTGCCGGGGACACCCGGATCGTCGTCACCAGCGATCTTGACGAGTACGCCATCGCCTCGCTCGCCGCGGCACCGGTAAACGCGTATGGCGTGGGTACTCAGTTGGTGACCGGGAGCGGGCACCCGACCTGCTCGATGGTGTACAAGATGGTCGCCCGCACGGATACGGATGACCCGAGGGCCCCGCTGCGGCCGGTCGCGAAGAAGGCGCTGGGCGGCAAGCTGTCGGTCGGCGGCGCCAAGTGGGCGGCGCGGCGCCGGGACGCCGATGGGGTCGCGGAGGCGGAGGTGGTCGGTACTGGCGAGATTCCGGCCGAGCTGGCCGGGCAGGAGCTCCTCGTGGAGCTGGTGCGGGACGGGGAGATCGTCACGCGTGAGCCGCTGAAGGCCCACCGTGACCGGCATAAACGGGCCCGCGACGGGCTGCCGATGTCAGCCACCCAGCTCTCCCGCGGTGAGCCGGCTCTGCCGACGGTATACGTGTAG
- a CDS encoding RDD family protein gives MSAPPSGSANGSTPAGYYPDPSIPGYMRYWDGAAWVPGTSRPEPREGEPMPEPPPGVPKPPPAREETGPVFLDEEPADEEPADEDASAASAAAAASAGSAPSSGVALPAPRPHGNRPEPASAWHADASRQGGFGGQQDRRVSWGAEEGHNDGDPRGGWQRTADSETAASADSPASGDSSASAASAAGGDSTGGGERQPAADGTFTFRAVKPEEPERRAEDTARLRRADIAEVRAARAAQQRATPAASPSWAQQVHDLAHPAQAPAQNPAPAPAQSPTPPAAQPAPPAQPAIPAQPQAPGPAPVAPWKPPVNDPFLQAAQAQARPAGLGRRLVARLIDGIVVSAVGAAAALPLLPKATDHIQAKVAAAEQAGVTREIWLIDSTTGAYLAMVLGAILFFGVLYEALPTARWGRTLGKKLCGVRVLDMEQQTPPGFGSALLRWLLYGVLAVAVLGVLNVAWCLFDKPWRQCWHDKAARTFVAGQ, from the coding sequence ATGAGCGCGCCTCCCTCAGGATCCGCCAACGGCAGCACCCCCGCGGGGTATTACCCGGATCCGTCCATTCCCGGATATATGCGCTACTGGGATGGTGCGGCATGGGTGCCGGGCACCAGCCGCCCCGAGCCCCGGGAGGGCGAGCCCATGCCGGAGCCGCCGCCGGGGGTGCCGAAGCCACCACCGGCCCGGGAGGAGACCGGGCCGGTCTTCCTGGACGAGGAGCCGGCCGACGAGGAGCCGGCGGACGAGGATGCCTCGGCGGCGTCCGCGGCCGCTGCGGCGTCTGCCGGATCCGCGCCCTCCAGCGGCGTCGCGCTGCCCGCTCCACGGCCGCACGGCAACCGGCCGGAGCCGGCCTCCGCCTGGCATGCCGACGCCTCCCGGCAGGGCGGATTCGGCGGCCAGCAGGACCGCCGGGTGTCCTGGGGAGCGGAGGAGGGGCACAACGACGGTGATCCGCGCGGCGGTTGGCAGCGTACGGCCGACTCCGAGACGGCGGCGAGCGCGGACAGCCCGGCCAGCGGGGACAGTTCGGCCAGCGCGGCCAGCGCGGCCGGCGGGGACAGTACCGGAGGCGGGGAGCGGCAGCCCGCTGCTGACGGCACCTTCACCTTCCGCGCCGTCAAGCCCGAGGAGCCGGAGCGGCGTGCTGAGGACACCGCCCGGCTGCGCCGTGCCGACATCGCCGAAGTCCGCGCCGCCCGCGCCGCGCAACAGAGAGCCACCCCGGCCGCCTCGCCGAGCTGGGCACAGCAGGTGCATGACCTGGCCCACCCCGCACAGGCCCCCGCCCAGAACCCGGCTCCAGCCCCCGCGCAGTCCCCTACCCCGCCAGCAGCTCAGCCAGCCCCGCCCGCCCAGCCGGCCATCCCGGCACAGCCACAGGCCCCCGGTCCCGCTCCGGTGGCTCCCTGGAAGCCGCCGGTCAACGACCCCTTCCTGCAGGCCGCTCAGGCCCAGGCCCGGCCCGCCGGGCTCGGTCGCCGGCTGGTCGCCCGGCTGATCGACGGCATCGTGGTGTCCGCCGTGGGCGCGGCGGCCGCGCTGCCGCTGCTGCCCAAGGCCACCGACCACATTCAGGCCAAGGTGGCGGCGGCTGAGCAGGCCGGGGTGACCCGGGAGATCTGGCTGATCGACTCCACCACGGGCGCCTACCTCGCCATGGTGCTCGGCGCGATTCTCTTCTTCGGTGTCCTCTATGAGGCGCTGCCGACCGCCCGTTGGGGACGTACGCTCGGCAAGAAGCTGTGCGGTGTGCGGGTGCTGGACATGGAGCAGCAGACCCCGCCGGGCTTTGGCTCCGCGCTGCTGCGCTGGCTCCTCTACGGGGTACTGGCGGTTGCGGTGCTCGGCGTGCTGAATGTGGCCTGGTGTCTGTTTGACAAGCCGTGGCGCCAGTGCTGGCACGACAAGGCAGCCCGCACCTTCGTAGCCGGGCAGTAG
- a CDS encoding SsgA family sporulation/cell division regulator yields MHTVVERELELRLVVPPDHSIPVPARLTYRTEDPYAVHAAFHIDSAEPVRWAFARELLIEGVFRPCGHGDVRIWPTRVDGHTALRIALSSPHGEALLEAPAAPVSAWLQRTLRVVAPGSERTRLGIDEALSALLATAPSDDSGEPGI; encoded by the coding sequence ATGCATACCGTCGTCGAACGAGAGCTGGAGCTGCGGCTGGTGGTTCCGCCGGATCACAGCATCCCCGTCCCGGCCCGCCTCACCTACCGTACGGAGGACCCGTACGCCGTCCATGCCGCCTTCCATATCGACTCGGCCGAGCCGGTGCGCTGGGCATTCGCCCGTGAACTGCTGATCGAGGGCGTCTTCCGGCCCTGCGGGCACGGCGATGTCCGGATCTGGCCGACCAGGGTGGACGGTCACACCGCGCTCCGCATAGCGCTCAGTTCGCCCCATGGCGAGGCCTTGCTGGAAGCCCCGGCGGCACCGGTGTCGGCCTGGTTGCAGCGCACACTGCGGGTGGTGGCGCCGGGCAGTGAGCGTACGCGGCTCGGGATCGATGAGGCGTTGAGCGCACTGCTCGCCACGGCCCCGAGCGACGACTCCGGGGAGCCGGGGATCTGA
- the surE gene encoding 5'/3'-nucleotidase SurE: MRGIDGSNGSKGLNGVNGINGVLRKAIALVAAAAAGSVLVTGSSAASEPTQSTKPTNPTKPTAAEPSAAGTLRVLLSNDDGFEHPYLRVLRGALEKAGHEVVIVAPAGDRSGSGTGMNFTMGATVRATEAEPGIWSVEGSPGDAVAFGVQNVFAEAEPDVVVSGVNPGPNAGPTANHSGTVGATVAALEAGVPSVAVSAGFDLTNPDDLFPSVPQAADFTVRTVERLAATSDGGPLLPPYTSLNINYPAKPAGKVAFTKVGRAQSITRRFVPDPGSCATCYKIRLGFNPDAPEPVGSADTRALAANDVSVTLLTADWTASYWARGAQPPSQRDVLRTRYRLSGLRP, translated from the coding sequence ATGCGCGGAATCGATGGAAGCAATGGAAGCAAAGGCCTCAATGGCGTCAACGGCATCAACGGAGTCCTACGCAAGGCAATAGCTCTGGTCGCGGCGGCCGCGGCAGGCTCGGTCCTGGTGACCGGATCAAGCGCGGCGTCGGAGCCCACGCAGTCCACGAAGCCCACGAACCCGACGAAGCCCACGGCGGCGGAACCTTCAGCAGCGGGGACGCTGCGGGTGCTGCTGAGCAATGATGACGGGTTTGAGCATCCGTATCTACGGGTGCTGCGGGGTGCCTTGGAGAAGGCCGGGCACGAGGTGGTGATCGTCGCCCCGGCCGGGGACCGGTCGGGCAGCGGCACCGGGATGAACTTCACCATGGGCGCCACGGTGCGGGCCACCGAGGCCGAGCCGGGTATCTGGTCGGTGGAGGGCTCGCCGGGGGACGCGGTCGCCTTCGGCGTGCAGAACGTGTTCGCGGAGGCTGAGCCGGATGTGGTGGTCTCCGGTGTGAACCCCGGGCCCAATGCCGGCCCGACCGCCAACCACTCCGGGACGGTCGGCGCCACGGTCGCCGCGCTGGAAGCGGGCGTGCCGTCGGTGGCGGTGAGCGCCGGGTTCGATCTGACCAACCCGGACGATCTCTTCCCGTCGGTGCCGCAGGCCGCGGACTTCACGGTACGGACGGTGGAACGGCTGGCAGCCACATCGGACGGCGGCCCGCTGTTGCCGCCGTACACCTCGCTGAACATCAACTACCCGGCGAAGCCAGCGGGCAAGGTCGCCTTTACGAAGGTGGGGCGCGCCCAGAGCATCACCCGGCGGTTTGTGCCGGACCCGGGGAGCTGCGCCACCTGCTACAAGATCCGGTTGGGGTTCAACCCCGACGCGCCTGAGCCGGTCGGCAGCGCGGATACGCGTGCGCTGGCGGCGAACGATGTCTCGGTGACCCTGCTGACCGCCGACTGGACGGCCTCCTACTGGGCCCGCGGGGCCCAGCCGCCGTCCCAGCGGGACGTACTGCGGACGCGGTACCGGCTTTCCGGGCTGCGGCCATAG
- the hppD gene encoding 4-hydroxyphenylpyruvate dioxygenase, which translates to MTETIETPHSPRQADPFPVKGMDAVVFAVGNAKQAAHFYSTAFGMKLVAYSGPETGSREIASYVLESGAARFVMTSVIKPMTEHGRFLAQHVAEHGDGVIDLAIEVPDAHAAYAYAVGHGATGVAEPYELKDEHGTVVLAAIATYGQTRHTLVDRSGYDGPYLPGFVSAKPLVAGPGKRTFQAIDHCVGNVELGRMNEWVAFYNKVMGFTNMKEFVGDDIATEYSALMSKVVADGTKKVKFPINEPAIGKKKSQIDEYLEFYGGPGVQHIALATNDIVATVRTMRAAGVQFLDVPDSYYDTLGEWVGDTRVPVDELRELKILADRDEDGYLLQIFTKPVQDRPTVFFEMIERHGSMGFGKGNFKALFEAIEREQERRGNL; encoded by the coding sequence ATGACTGAGACCATTGAGACCCCCCACTCCCCGCGGCAGGCCGACCCCTTCCCGGTGAAGGGGATGGATGCGGTCGTCTTCGCCGTGGGCAACGCCAAGCAGGCCGCGCACTTCTACTCCACCGCCTTCGGTATGAAGCTGGTCGCCTACTCCGGACCGGAGACCGGCAGCCGGGAGATCGCCAGCTATGTCCTGGAGTCGGGCGCCGCCCGGTTCGTCATGACCTCGGTCATCAAGCCGATGACCGAGCATGGCCGGTTCCTGGCCCAGCATGTGGCCGAGCACGGCGACGGCGTCATCGACCTCGCCATCGAGGTGCCGGACGCGCACGCCGCCTACGCCTACGCGGTCGGGCATGGCGCCACCGGCGTGGCGGAGCCGTACGAGCTCAAGGACGAGCACGGCACGGTGGTGCTCGCCGCGATCGCCACCTACGGCCAGACCCGGCATACGCTGGTGGACCGTTCCGGCTATGACGGGCCGTATCTGCCCGGCTTCGTATCCGCCAAGCCGCTCGTCGCCGGGCCCGGGAAGCGCACCTTCCAGGCGATCGACCACTGCGTCGGCAATGTCGAGCTCGGCAGGATGAACGAGTGGGTCGCCTTCTACAACAAGGTCATGGGCTTCACGAACATGAAGGAGTTCGTGGGTGACGACATCGCCACGGAGTACTCCGCGCTGATGTCGAAGGTCGTCGCGGACGGCACGAAGAAGGTGAAGTTCCCCATCAACGAGCCCGCGATCGGGAAGAAGAAGTCCCAGATCGACGAGTATCTGGAGTTCTACGGCGGCCCGGGAGTCCAGCACATCGCGCTGGCCACGAACGACATCGTGGCCACGGTGCGGACGATGCGGGCGGCGGGCGTCCAGTTCCTCGACGTTCCCGACTCGTACTACGACACACTCGGCGAGTGGGTCGGCGACACCCGGGTGCCGGTTGACGAACTGCGTGAGCTGAAGATCCTGGCCGACCGGGACGAGGACGGCTATCTGCTGCAGATCTTCACCAAGCCGGTGCAGGACCGGCCGACCGTCTTCTTCGAGATGATCGAGCGGCATGGCTCGATGGGCTTCGGCAAGGGCAACTTCAAGGCGCTGTTCGAGGCGATCGAGCGGGAGCAGGAGAGGCGGGGCAACCTCTGA
- a CDS encoding isochorismatase family protein: MHRALIVVDVQNDFCEGGSLAVAGGADVAAAITDLVGNATAGYRHVVATRDHHIAPGDHFSDQPDFVHSWPPHCVAGTEGVGFHPNFAPVVASGSTDAVFDKGAYEAAYSGFEGTDENGTPLADWLRAHDVTEVDIVGIATDHCVRATALDAAREGFTTHVLLGLTAGVAEESTNRALDELREAGIKLTGAPVV, translated from the coding sequence ATGCACCGGGCACTGATTGTCGTAGATGTGCAGAATGACTTCTGCGAGGGCGGCAGCCTCGCGGTCGCCGGAGGCGCCGATGTGGCCGCCGCCATCACCGACCTCGTCGGCAACGCGACCGCGGGTTACCGCCATGTGGTCGCTACCCGCGACCACCACATCGCTCCCGGAGACCACTTCTCCGACCAGCCCGACTTCGTACACTCCTGGCCGCCCCACTGCGTCGCGGGCACGGAGGGTGTGGGCTTCCACCCGAACTTCGCACCGGTGGTCGCCTCCGGCTCCACCGACGCGGTCTTCGACAAGGGCGCCTATGAGGCGGCGTACAGCGGCTTCGAGGGGACCGATGAGAACGGGACCCCGCTGGCCGACTGGCTGCGCGCTCACGACGTCACTGAGGTCGACATCGTGGGCATCGCCACGGACCACTGTGTCCGGGCCACGGCACTGGACGCGGCGCGCGAGGGATTTACGACGCATGTCCTCCTCGGCCTGACCGCGGGTGTCGCGGAGGAGAGCACCAACCGCGCCCTCGACGAGCTACGCGAAGCGGGCATCAAACTAACCGGCGCCCCTGTGGTCTGA